The nucleotide window AGCCAACCAGAATCAGCAGAAAAATGGGCGCGGTAATACCGATCATCGTTAGCATAGCGATTTTGATACCGAAATTGAGAGGAAGTAAAAAGCGACAATCCAAAGAACATTAAGGCAGCTAACATACCGCTATAAGTCTGTCCGACGCAAGCGCTACAACCACAGCAGATTACACTAAAACACCCGGTTTCAGGCTGAATATGACCCGCGTCCGGTATCAAGACAAGGTCGAAAATGTGCACTAGGTGCACCGACAACCTCTTTTTCATTGCCCGACAACGGGCCTCATCTCTACACTGAGCCCATCCTGAGAAGCCACTTTATGGCCGCTGTTAATAGGTGAATTTCAACACCTCATTCAGTGACTGAATAAAAGTGACAGCTCATATTCCGGAGAAAAAGCAGCCCCTCCCGTTGGCTTAAACAGCCCTGACGGAGCGAGGCAACAATAAAAATGATGAGCCCATAAGCGGAAAGCAAAGCGCATTGCCTCCCCTGTCCGGCCAGATTTTGGAGTTTACCCATGAGTGTAATGTTGAGGTGCCTGTCTCACACCCCTCTGCGAGACTATAACGATCCTGACGCGAGCATCGTCAAAGAGGTTGATGAGGTTATCGCCAAGGCCCGCACCGAGGTTGAAGCATTCGACCCAGAACTGATTGTCTTGTTTGCACCGGACCATTATAACGGCCTGTTTTATGATCTGATGCCGCCGTTTGTGGTTGCCACCGCCGCCGAGTCTGTTGGCGATTACAGCAGTCTGCCCGGTCACCTGAGTGTCGACTCTGATGCGGCAATGGAGCTGGTTAAGTTCCTGTTTGCCAACGGCATCGATATGACACTGTCACACCGCTTGCAGGTTGATCACGGTTGCACCCAGACGCTGGAAGAGATGACCGGCAGTCTGACCCGTTACCCGGTCGTACCGATTATCATCAACTCTGTAGCGCCACCCTTCTGCCCCTACGCACGCATCCGCAAACTCGGCGAGCTGGTCGGTCAGTTTATCGCAGGTCTGGACAAGCGGGTTCTGATTCTGGGCACTGGCGGTCTCTCCCATGAACCCCCTGTTCCACTGCTGGCAGATGCGCCTGAAGAGGTAGCGGAGTTCCTGATTGCGGGTCGCAATCCAACCCCGGAATTCCGCGCAGCCCGTGAGGCACGCACTATCGCAGCAGGTAAGGTGTATGGCACATCTGAGTGTCTGCAAACACCCCTTAATGCAGACTGGGATCAGACCTTTATCCAGACACTGATTGATGGCCGGGTTGCCGAGATTGATGAACTCTCCATTGAGGAGATCTCGCAACAAGCCGGGCGCTCAGCTCACGAGGTACGCACCTGGGTTGCAGCCTTTGCTGCGATCGGTGAAACCGGCCCCGTTACCGCAAGACAAGATTATTACCGCGCAATTAATGAATGGATTGCCGGATATGGCGTAGTCAGTGCCGAGTCGGCCTGATCCGACTCAGAGTTATGCCAGCGAATAATAAATAGAATTTCAGGAGAACACCGATGAACAATATGACTATCCAGATTCCGACCGAAGAAGAGATCGTAGCCCGCGCAACCAAGATGATTCCGTGGCTCAGAGAGAAAGCCGATGCAGTAGAAAAAGCCCGCATGGTGCCGGAAGATACCATTCAGGCGTTTCAGGACGCAGGCTTCTTCCGCATCCTGCAGCCAAAGCGCTGGGGCGGCTATGAGATGAACCCAAACGTGCTTAACAAAGTACTGATCGAACTGGCGCGCGGCTGCCCTTCAAGCGCCTGGAATGTCATGGTCCTGGGTGTTCACCCATTTGAAGTGGGTCTGCTGGATGAGGTTGTTGGGGATGAACTCTGGGGCGAAGATGATTCTGCGCTGATCTCTTCCTCTTATGCCCCTTTCGGTACCGTAAAAGCAGTTGAAGGTGGCTACATACTCAACGGCGAGTGGCTGACATCCAGCGGTTGCGACCATGCGGCAGGTGGTGCCTTTCTCGGCGGTCGTGTCGCCGATGCCGAAGGCAATATGGAGTTTCGCTCTTTCTGGGTACAACGTTCTGACTTTGAGATTGAAGATGACTGGCATGTTGTCGGCCTGGCGGGTACCGGTAGTAAAAAGCTTCTTATTAACGAAGTGTTCGTCCCAGCTTATCGCAGTCACGTGATTGGCGATTATTGTGATGAGACCCACGGCCATGTAAACGATCTTTATAAGATGCCATTCTTCGGTGTGTTCTACTCTGCGGTATCTTCAGTCATCATCGGTATGGCTAAAGGTATGGCTGACCTCTATATCGAACATATGGTGCCACGTCAGAACCTCAACCAGGCGGTTGGCGCTGCAGTAAATGATCCGTTCATCAAAGGAAAGCTGGGGGAAGCTCAGGCTAAAATCACCGGAGCTGAAGCACGGGTGCTGATGAATACCGAGGAAGCCTGGAAATATGCTTCCAAAGGTGAGCTGGTGCCAACCGATGTCCGCGTGCGTACCTTCGCCACCAACCAGTTTACCGGTGGTGACTGCTTTGATGCGGCACATATGATCTTCAAGAAGACCTCAACCCGTGGTGTCTGGCTGTCCAGCCCGATGCAGCGCCAGTTGCGCGACATTCTGGTCGGTGCGAACCACATCACCCAGAACCAGGATAACATCGGCGAACTCCTGGGTGGCCAGATGCTGGGTAACCCTCTGCCACAACCCAATCCATTCGGCGTCAAAGCC belongs to Amphritea atlantica and includes:
- a CDS encoding 3-carboxyethylcatechol 2,3-dioxygenase; the encoded protein is MSVMLRCLSHTPLRDYNDPDASIVKEVDEVIAKARTEVEAFDPELIVLFAPDHYNGLFYDLMPPFVVATAAESVGDYSSLPGHLSVDSDAAMELVKFLFANGIDMTLSHRLQVDHGCTQTLEEMTGSLTRYPVVPIIINSVAPPFCPYARIRKLGELVGQFIAGLDKRVLILGTGGLSHEPPVPLLADAPEEVAEFLIAGRNPTPEFRAAREARTIAAGKVYGTSECLQTPLNADWDQTFIQTLIDGRVAEIDELSIEEISQQAGRSAHEVRTWVAAFAAIGETGPVTARQDYYRAINEWIAGYGVVSAESA
- a CDS encoding acyl-CoA dehydrogenase family protein, translated to MNNMTIQIPTEEEIVARATKMIPWLREKADAVEKARMVPEDTIQAFQDAGFFRILQPKRWGGYEMNPNVLNKVLIELARGCPSSAWNVMVLGVHPFEVGLLDEVVGDELWGEDDSALISSSYAPFGTVKAVEGGYILNGEWLTSSGCDHAAGGAFLGGRVADAEGNMEFRSFWVQRSDFEIEDDWHVVGLAGTGSKKLLINEVFVPAYRSHVIGDYCDETHGHVNDLYKMPFFGVFYSAVSSVIIGMAKGMADLYIEHMVPRQNLNQAVGAAVNDPFIKGKLGEAQAKITGAEARVLMNTEEAWKYASKGELVPTDVRVRTFATNQFTGGDCFDAAHMIFKKTSTRGVWLSSPMQRQLRDILVGANHITQNQDNIGELLGGQMLGNPLPQPNPFGVKAQ